A DNA window from Hordeum vulgare subsp. vulgare chromosome 1H, MorexV3_pseudomolecules_assembly, whole genome shotgun sequence contains the following coding sequences:
- the LOC123428773 gene encoding uncharacterized protein LOC123428773 isoform X2 — protein MVAANTDGSSRPVSLRTRAGTAQTSPTVKLVLPSDMYRVSSPAWICLLLGTEPATSKLEASTKEVEMLHVVQNQETQYRMTRSKGNERTSVVCPHVVLIFYCKV, from the exons ATGGTGGCGGCGAACACCGATGGTTCTTCTCGTCCTGTATCTCTAAGGACGCGTGCCGGTACAGCTCAGACATCCCCGACAGTAAAGCTCGTCCTCCCATCTGACATGTACAGGGTGTCCTCACCTGCGTGGATTTGCCTCCTCCTCGGCACGGAACCTGCAACAT CTAAGCTTGAGGCATCCACCAAGGAGGTTGAGATGTTGCATGTTGTACAAaatcaagaaacccaat ACCGCATGACAAGAAGCAAAGGGAATGAAAGAACATCAGTTGTTTGTCCTCATGTAGTtttgatcttttattgcaag GTATGA
- the LOC123428773 gene encoding uncharacterized protein LOC123428773 isoform X1 — translation MVAANTDGSSRPVSLRTRAGTAQTSPTVKLVLPSDMYRVSSPAWICLLLGTEPATLNNVAKLEASTKEVEMLHVVQNQETQYRMTRSKGNERTSVVCPHVVLIFYCKV, via the exons ATGGTGGCGGCGAACACCGATGGTTCTTCTCGTCCTGTATCTCTAAGGACGCGTGCCGGTACAGCTCAGACATCCCCGACAGTAAAGCTCGTCCTCCCATCTGACATGTACAGGGTGTCCTCACCTGCGTGGATTTGCCTCCTCCTCGGCACGGAACCTGCAACAT taaaCAATGTAGCTAAGCTTGAGGCATCCACCAAGGAGGTTGAGATGTTGCATGTTGTACAAaatcaagaaacccaat ACCGCATGACAAGAAGCAAAGGGAATGAAAGAACATCAGTTGTTTGTCCTCATGTAGTtttgatcttttattgcaag GTATGA